The following are from one region of the Alkalimarinus sediminis genome:
- a CDS encoding mechanosensitive ion channel family protein: MDFSVIDQWFESIDFGDEAYRGMFQIFAVVLATAILSFISNKVFSQVEKQFNKTRNLWDDTLLHAGRKPASYLIWLLGLSVAAHTANKYSEAEIFAIVGPIREIGVIALLALFIVRFISGAEKIVVSPEKMKEPMDATTVSAMGKLLRASVLITAGLIVLQTLGYSVSGVLAFGGIGGIAVGFAAKDLLANFFGGLMVYLDRPFKVGDWVRSPDKNIEGTVEHIGWRLTTIRTFDKRPLYVPNATFTSISVQNPSRMSHRRIYETIGVRYQDGSSVSNIIAKVKQMLIEHDEIDSTQTLIVNFNAFAACSLDFFIYTFTKTTNWIEYHEVKQDVLLKIMAIIEEEGAEFAFPTTTVHLPDEMKISTTSPEFAGITTNSK; the protein is encoded by the coding sequence ATGGATTTTTCAGTGATAGATCAGTGGTTTGAATCGATTGACTTTGGTGATGAAGCCTATCGTGGGATGTTTCAAATATTTGCAGTTGTGTTGGCGACTGCCATACTGAGTTTTATATCTAATAAGGTATTTTCACAGGTTGAAAAGCAGTTTAATAAAACTAGAAATCTGTGGGATGACACGTTGCTTCATGCAGGGCGTAAGCCGGCCTCTTATTTAATCTGGTTGCTAGGCTTATCCGTTGCTGCGCATACTGCAAATAAATATTCTGAAGCCGAAATTTTCGCAATCGTTGGTCCTATTCGTGAGATTGGGGTTATAGCGCTGTTAGCGCTTTTTATTGTTCGCTTTATTAGTGGCGCCGAAAAAATAGTCGTCTCTCCTGAAAAGATGAAAGAGCCGATGGATGCGACCACTGTTTCAGCCATGGGTAAGCTGCTTCGTGCCTCTGTACTGATAACCGCCGGTTTAATTGTTTTGCAGACTCTCGGCTATAGTGTCTCGGGTGTGTTGGCCTTTGGTGGTATAGGGGGGATAGCGGTTGGTTTCGCCGCCAAAGACCTACTTGCTAACTTCTTTGGTGGTTTAATGGTTTACTTGGATAGGCCTTTCAAGGTTGGAGATTGGGTGCGCTCACCAGATAAAAATATTGAGGGTACTGTTGAGCATATTGGTTGGCGTCTGACTACGATCAGAACATTTGATAAAAGGCCTCTTTATGTCCCCAATGCGACCTTTACTAGTATCTCTGTCCAAAACCCATCTAGAATGAGCCATAGACGAATTTATGAAACGATTGGAGTCAGGTACCAAGACGGTTCTAGTGTTAGCAATATTATTGCTAAAGTTAAGCAGATGCTAATTGAGCATGACGAAATTGACAGTACCCAAACACTGATTGTTAACTTCAATGCTTTTGCTGCTTGTTCGTTAGACTTCTTTATTTATACGTTTACCAAAACAACCAACTGGATTGAGTATCATGAAGTTAAGCAGGATGTGTTGTTAAAAATTATGGCTATTATCGAAGAAGAGGGTGCTGAGTTCGCATTCCCGACTACAACAGTTCATCTTCCTGATGAGATGAAAATATCCACTACATCACCAGAGTTTGCGGGTATTACAACCAATAGCAAATAG
- a CDS encoding TetR/AcrR family transcriptional regulator produces MAQSDTVDRILDAAEVLFAERGFSETSLRMITSKANVNLAAVNYHFGSKNALIQAVFSRFLSPFAKNLEAELKNVSEKHAEKPIDIETLLGIVTSCIVRVPTQSKTGVSVFMRLLGLAYTQSQGHLRRYLEQEYSRAFKLFMKHMREATPQLSPVDRFWRIQFMLGTTAFTMSSIEALSDIIENEMQVHSSTEEVVKRLVPFLAAGLQAPVQK; encoded by the coding sequence ATGGCGCAATCAGATACAGTAGATCGAATACTTGATGCAGCAGAAGTTCTTTTTGCAGAGCGTGGCTTCTCAGAAACATCACTAAGGATGATAACCAGCAAGGCGAATGTAAATCTAGCCGCGGTTAACTATCATTTCGGCTCTAAAAACGCGCTAATACAAGCGGTCTTTTCACGTTTTCTGTCCCCATTTGCTAAAAACCTTGAGGCTGAGCTAAAAAACGTTTCTGAAAAACATGCAGAAAAGCCTATCGATATCGAAACCTTGCTCGGCATCGTCACATCTTGCATTGTTAGAGTTCCCACCCAGAGTAAAACAGGTGTCTCAGTATTTATGCGCCTACTGGGTCTTGCTTACACTCAGTCTCAAGGCCACCTGCGACGATATCTCGAGCAGGAGTATAGCCGAGCGTTTAAGCTTTTTATGAAGCATATGCGTGAAGCAACACCGCAACTGTCACCCGTTGATCGCTTTTGGCGTATTCAATTCATGCTAGGGACTACCGCTTTCACCATGTCGAGTATTGAAGCGCTCTCGGATATTATTGAAAATGAAATGCAGGTTCATAGCTCTACAGAAGAAGTGGTTAAGCGCCTGGTACCATTCTTGGCTGCAGGTTTACAGGCGCCTGTTCAAAAATAA
- a CDS encoding GspE/PulE family protein has product MPITCSSELVVALDKPRNFQRKHIGEILLQTGIITEPQLKQAINEKSTKYPQDRLGVVISKLGLASEAQILNALACCLEVPFVTLSAFEISQDLIDQVPAEFARAHSLIPLLIHAERLIVAMEDPTDTDTLNMLHFITGRIIEPVIAAREDVDLAISQHYGPSDDEEVLKELPIDTKLTHWEEQQAQKLAKDKPTVKLIHNLIIDAINRHASDIHIRPKENDVDILFRIDGSLIKIRSFDKSLLAGSVARIKIIGGINIAEHRVPQDGRTKIKAKDKIIDLRISIMPTIHGESVVLRILDTTASLKSINDIGFSKQDSNTFTRLVNKSSGLILVTGPTGSGKSTTLYAALQELKQREINIITVEDPVEYHVDDILQIQTHSSIGYTFAKALRHILRHDPDAIMIGEIRDEETAKIAVESSLTGHLVLSTLHTNSAAATVTRLLEIGIQPYLLNSTLLAVLAQRLVKKNCPHCLEEEMIPKETRQELGLGIDELFYKGRGCDQCHHVGYNGRLAVYELLTIDSEIRKLIQPKVNSIDIETVAVKNGMTPLTGRAIAMARQQLTSIEEVYRVRLG; this is encoded by the coding sequence ATGCCCATCACTTGCAGTAGCGAACTTGTAGTAGCCTTAGACAAACCACGCAACTTCCAACGCAAACATATTGGCGAGATACTGCTACAAACAGGCATCATCACCGAACCACAACTTAAACAGGCGATAAACGAAAAATCAACCAAGTATCCTCAAGATAGACTAGGTGTTGTTATATCGAAACTCGGATTAGCCTCCGAAGCGCAAATTCTAAATGCTTTAGCCTGCTGTCTTGAAGTCCCTTTTGTCACACTTTCAGCTTTTGAGATATCCCAAGACCTGATTGATCAGGTGCCAGCCGAATTTGCTCGTGCTCACAGTCTTATTCCGCTTCTTATACATGCTGAGCGTTTGATTGTGGCGATGGAAGACCCTACCGACACAGACACGCTTAATATGCTTCACTTTATAACAGGTCGTATAATCGAACCTGTTATCGCCGCCCGCGAGGATGTCGACCTAGCCATATCACAGCACTACGGCCCTTCAGACGACGAAGAAGTACTCAAAGAACTGCCCATAGATACCAAACTGACTCACTGGGAAGAACAGCAAGCACAAAAACTGGCTAAAGATAAGCCAACCGTCAAACTGATACATAACCTAATTATTGATGCCATTAACCGACATGCATCAGATATTCATATACGACCAAAAGAAAACGATGTAGATATTTTATTTAGAATAGACGGCAGCCTTATAAAAATCAGAAGTTTTGATAAATCTTTACTCGCAGGCAGCGTTGCCAGAATCAAAATAATTGGCGGCATCAACATTGCCGAACATAGAGTTCCTCAGGATGGTCGAACGAAAATAAAAGCCAAAGATAAGATAATTGATCTGCGAATATCCATCATGCCCACTATTCATGGTGAAAGCGTCGTACTAAGAATACTCGACACGACAGCGAGCCTTAAATCTATTAATGACATTGGTTTTAGCAAACAAGACTCCAATACATTTACTCGTTTAGTCAATAAAAGTAGTGGCCTGATATTAGTTACAGGGCCTACAGGCTCGGGTAAATCAACCACCCTATATGCTGCACTGCAAGAGCTTAAACAGCGAGAAATCAACATAATCACCGTTGAAGACCCTGTTGAATACCATGTCGACGATATCTTGCAGATACAAACTCACTCAAGCATTGGCTACACCTTTGCAAAGGCTTTACGACATATCCTTCGCCACGACCCCGACGCCATAATGATCGGCGAAATTCGTGATGAGGAAACAGCAAAAATTGCAGTTGAAAGTTCGTTAACAGGCCATTTAGTACTATCAACTCTGCACACAAATAGTGCTGCCGCCACAGTGACCCGCTTGCTAGAGATCGGCATACAGCCCTATCTACTAAATTCTACACTGCTAGCAGTCTTAGCTCAGCGACTTGTTAAAAAGAACTGCCCTCATTGCCTTGAGGAAGAAATGATCCCCAAAGAGACCAGACAAGAACTGGGGCTCGGGATTGACGAACTCTTTTACAAAGGACGCGGTTGCGACCAGTGTCACCATGTTGGTTATAACGGGCGCTTAGCTGTGTATGAGTTACTAACCATAGACTCTGAAATTCGCAAACTTATACAGCCTAAAGTTAACTCAATTGATATAGAAACAGTAGCGGTAAAGAATGGGATGACCCCACTAACCGGCAGAGCGATTGCGATGGCGAGACAGCAACTCACATCAATTGAAGAGGTTTATCGGGTAAGGCTTGGCTAA
- a CDS encoding S-methyl-5'-thioinosine phosphorylase, translating into MTDSLKKLAIIGGTGLTELEGLEITDSKEVSTPYGAPSAPLIFGRLGGKEVVFLARHGNPHRIPPHEVNYAANIYALKQQGVTTIIGVNAVGGIEDVMGPAHVVIPDQLIDYTHSRKSTYFEGEMDTVTHIDFSFPYAEETRQLLIRAAEKHDVAYSNYGVYACTQGPRLETAAEVARLERDGCHIIGMTGMPEAALAAELNLEYACLALVVNWAAGKTENIITMEEIEQAIDEGMGYVRQILVESITQG; encoded by the coding sequence ATGACAGATTCGTTGAAGAAGCTCGCAATAATCGGTGGTACGGGTTTAACAGAGCTTGAAGGGCTTGAAATTACAGATAGCAAAGAGGTATCTACGCCTTATGGAGCACCAAGTGCTCCGCTGATTTTTGGTCGTTTGGGCGGTAAAGAGGTGGTCTTTCTAGCTCGACATGGCAACCCACATAGAATTCCTCCTCATGAAGTTAACTATGCTGCAAATATATATGCACTAAAGCAGCAGGGCGTTACGACGATTATCGGGGTAAATGCTGTAGGTGGCATAGAGGATGTAATGGGGCCTGCTCATGTGGTGATCCCTGATCAGTTGATCGATTATACTCATAGTCGAAAGAGCACCTACTTTGAGGGCGAAATGGACACGGTAACGCATATCGACTTCTCTTTCCCTTACGCAGAAGAGACTCGACAGCTATTGATTCGTGCCGCAGAAAAGCACGATGTAGCTTATAGTAATTATGGTGTCTATGCCTGTACTCAAGGGCCGCGTTTAGAGACTGCCGCTGAGGTGGCGCGTCTAGAGCGTGATGGTTGTCATATCATTGGAATGACTGGAATGCCAGAGGCTGCACTCGCAGCAGAGCTGAACCTTGAGTATGCATGTTTAGCTTTAGTCGTAAACTGGGCAGCGGGCAAAACAGAGAATATCATTACAATGGAAGAGATCGAGCAGGCGATTGATGAAGGAATGGGGTATGTTCGACAAATTTTGGTAGAGAGCATTACGCAAGGTTAG
- a CDS encoding HAD family hydrolase produces MSEASPEHHYKTDYSSLTPPKILLFDWHGTLVDTLDAMYSAMEEMLPQLETLNLVSRLTPEAECKKDEDAKLVRYIRIFRRLHPKILAERRVSRTEIFNAVFADDLDARRIAHNAYNDCYRSHYGEVKPYQEGIFEYLSAIKLLGIKVGVATNRSREFLEHELLIVDQGRWKTLFDTTVCADDVPEYKPSPDVIVQAASRLEAVADESVWYVGDSHTDMVTAYHAGVTRVFFNGAHWEERWIDRVIACKEQNPEAPQVVVDSFEQLMAVLAAVQQFNRDNGISLFQDDVNSVRPLPYPPRDPPPKRIEPDWHPAVVKLAKPRFILFDWHATLVDTLDAMYHAVDDMIPEFESLGLINRLITADQSKSPEDAKLVDHVRHYQELHPKVKEDRKISRTDIFEVLFGDDQGAKQIAHKAFTHHYRNHFGTVLPFEPNVKNMLIGLRNIGLGIGVITNRDREFFVEELKRVECNSWEHLFDTDICGDDTVKRKPHPDQIIEACRAVNLPVSKEIWYVGDSTTDMIAASCAGVTGVFFNGAQWDQSWLEKIFPGNERYPHKPDVVVNDFSEFWAMVLTCMNLRREE; encoded by the coding sequence ATGTCTGAAGCTTCACCTGAACATCATTACAAAACTGACTACTCTTCGCTAACACCACCCAAAATCTTGCTTTTTGACTGGCATGGCACGCTGGTTGACACTCTGGATGCTATGTATTCTGCAATGGAGGAGATGCTCCCTCAGCTGGAAACGCTTAATTTGGTTTCTCGTTTGACGCCGGAGGCTGAGTGCAAGAAAGATGAAGATGCAAAATTAGTAAGATATATTCGTATTTTTCGTCGTTTACATCCAAAAATATTAGCTGAGCGAAGAGTCTCGCGCACAGAGATTTTTAACGCAGTCTTTGCCGATGATCTAGATGCAAGACGCATTGCTCACAATGCTTATAATGATTGCTATCGCTCCCATTACGGTGAAGTAAAACCCTATCAAGAGGGGATCTTTGAATATCTTTCGGCCATAAAACTGTTGGGGATAAAGGTCGGTGTAGCCACTAACCGTAGCCGAGAGTTTTTAGAGCATGAACTGCTTATTGTAGATCAAGGCCGCTGGAAAACGCTGTTTGATACCACGGTTTGTGCTGACGATGTTCCGGAGTATAAACCGTCTCCTGATGTAATTGTCCAAGCTGCTAGTCGTTTGGAGGCTGTAGCTGATGAGTCGGTATGGTATGTAGGTGACAGCCACACTGATATGGTAACGGCCTATCATGCAGGAGTTACTCGGGTTTTTTTCAATGGCGCTCATTGGGAAGAACGCTGGATTGATCGGGTTATAGCATGTAAGGAGCAAAACCCTGAAGCTCCCCAAGTGGTAGTGGACTCTTTTGAGCAGTTGATGGCGGTGCTAGCTGCTGTTCAGCAGTTTAACCGAGATAATGGTATCTCACTGTTTCAGGACGATGTAAATTCGGTAAGGCCGCTGCCTTACCCCCCAAGAGACCCGCCCCCAAAGCGCATAGAGCCAGATTGGCACCCTGCAGTTGTAAAGCTTGCGAAGCCTAGGTTTATTCTTTTTGACTGGCATGCAACACTAGTCGATACACTAGATGCTATGTACCATGCTGTTGATGACATGATCCCGGAGTTCGAATCGCTGGGTCTTATTAATCGGCTGATTACCGCGGATCAAAGCAAGTCGCCAGAAGATGCAAAATTAGTGGATCATGTAAGGCATTACCAAGAGCTACACCCAAAGGTAAAAGAAGATCGTAAAATCTCAAGAACTGATATTTTTGAAGTGTTGTTTGGTGATGATCAAGGTGCTAAACAAATTGCCCATAAGGCATTTACACATCACTACCGAAACCACTTTGGCACTGTCTTGCCCTTTGAGCCGAATGTTAAAAACATGCTTATCGGGCTAAGGAATATTGGCTTGGGTATTGGTGTAATCACTAATCGTGATAGAGAGTTCTTTGTTGAAGAGTTGAAGCGGGTAGAGTGCAATAGTTGGGAGCACCTATTCGATACTGATATCTGCGGTGATGATACCGTCAAACGAAAGCCGCACCCAGATCAGATTATAGAGGCTTGTAGAGCTGTTAATTTGCCAGTGTCAAAAGAAATTTGGTATGTAGGTGATAGTACCACCGATATGATTGCCGCAAGTTGTGCTGGTGTCACGGGGGTGTTTTTTAATGGTGCTCAGTGGGACCAGTCTTGGTTAGAGAAAATTTTCCCTGGTAATGAGCGTTACCCTCATAAGCCAGATGTGGTGGTTAACGACTTTTCTGAGTTTTGGGCAATGGTGCTAACTTGTATGAACTTAAGACGAGAAGAGTAA
- a CDS encoding L,D-transpeptidase, which translates to MAHQDSSLSIKVDIQDQTLTLLDHKGVLSCYRISTALNGAGEAANSGCTPRGEHIIRAMIGQGQPQNAVFVARRPTGEIYSAALAEQYPQRDWILTRILWLSGTQPGVNRLGTVDTMRRYIYIHGTPDSEPMGVPLSHGCIRMRNSDIEELFNQVSVGTRVIIS; encoded by the coding sequence ATGGCACATCAAGATAGTTCACTCTCTATAAAGGTTGATATTCAAGACCAAACTCTAACGCTTTTAGATCATAAAGGCGTGTTGTCCTGTTACCGTATCTCTACTGCTTTAAATGGTGCCGGTGAAGCCGCCAATAGTGGCTGTACTCCCAGAGGTGAGCACATTATTCGGGCGATGATCGGGCAGGGTCAGCCGCAAAACGCTGTGTTCGTTGCTCGCCGACCAACAGGTGAAATATATTCTGCAGCGCTTGCCGAGCAGTATCCGCAACGAGACTGGATTTTGACTAGAATTCTATGGTTGTCTGGTACTCAGCCCGGGGTGAATAGGTTAGGGACTGTTGATACCATGAGAAGATACATTTATATTCACGGTACGCCTGATTCAGAGCCTATGGGAGTGCCGCTATCTCATGGATGTATTCGCATGCGAAACTCCGATATAGAGGAACTTTTCAATCAGGTGTCTGTTGGTACTCGTGTTATCATTTCTTGA
- the nagZ gene encoding beta-N-acetylhexosaminidase → MGPLMVDVEGYALTNEDRVLLSNSLVGGLILFSRNFSTPAQLAELIAEIRACNENILIAVDHEGGRVQRFREGFTRIPPMRKFGELYATDQAEAKLLAHECGWLFASELRAYDIDFSFAPVLDLDYGVSSVIGDRAFSGDVAIVSELATALIEGMAEAGMASTGKHFPGHGAIEADSHVALPKDNRAFNEIERFDIQPFKQLMANGLNAVMPAHVIYTQCDEHPAGFSSFWLKDILRSQMSFNGVIFSDDLTMEGATVAGGYASRVRSALAAGCDMALVCNNRSGAIEALEYLEKSDDLMIDPLSNSRLVAMQGGDRVDIELLQTSERWQRVTQQLVNH, encoded by the coding sequence ATTGGACCTTTAATGGTTGATGTTGAAGGTTATGCGCTTACTAATGAAGACAGAGTGTTGCTTTCTAACTCACTGGTAGGTGGGTTGATACTTTTTTCGCGCAACTTCTCAACGCCGGCCCAGTTAGCTGAATTGATAGCCGAGATTAGAGCTTGTAATGAGAATATTCTAATTGCAGTCGACCACGAAGGCGGTCGAGTGCAGCGTTTTAGAGAGGGTTTTACACGGATCCCGCCCATGCGAAAGTTCGGCGAGCTTTACGCTACCGATCAGGCAGAAGCAAAGCTATTGGCGCATGAATGCGGTTGGTTGTTTGCTTCTGAATTAAGAGCCTATGATATTGACTTCAGTTTTGCGCCGGTGCTTGATCTGGATTACGGGGTCTCTTCTGTTATTGGTGATCGAGCCTTTTCGGGCGATGTTGCGATTGTTTCAGAATTGGCAACAGCACTAATTGAAGGTATGGCCGAAGCGGGTATGGCATCCACAGGTAAACACTTTCCTGGTCATGGCGCAATAGAGGCCGATTCACATGTAGCACTCCCAAAAGATAATAGAGCGTTTAATGAAATAGAGCGTTTTGATATTCAGCCTTTTAAGCAGTTGATGGCGAATGGCTTAAACGCAGTCATGCCGGCTCATGTGATTTATACTCAGTGTGATGAGCACCCAGCAGGATTTTCGTCTTTCTGGCTTAAAGATATACTGCGCTCACAAATGTCATTCAATGGGGTGATCTTTAGTGATGACTTAACCATGGAGGGCGCGACTGTCGCGGGTGGGTATGCGAGCAGGGTACGCTCTGCGTTGGCGGCTGGATGTGATATGGCGCTAGTTTGCAATAATAGATCGGGCGCTATAGAAGCGTTAGAGTATTTAGAAAAGTCTGATGATCTCATGATTGACCCCCTGTCAAATAGTCGCCTGGTGGCGATGCAGGGGGGAGATCGAGTTGACATTGAGTTGCTACAAACCTCAGAAAGGTGGCAACGTGTGACTCAACAGTTAGTTAATCACTAA
- a CDS encoding CBS domain-containing protein has translation MTTPAILVSDYMKPVTKHFSPDTSVKEIVKTLVNNHLVGAPVLDENKKLVGFISEKDCLQQMVNDSYYSQDHHVARDIMRQNPLSVSPNDDIFSLAEEMIGRRPKLYPVVENEQVIGIITRADVLRALSNARAEQHKH, from the coding sequence ATGACCACTCCCGCAATTTTAGTAAGTGACTACATGAAGCCTGTCACTAAGCATTTCTCACCAGACACTAGCGTAAAAGAGATTGTAAAAACACTCGTTAACAATCACTTGGTTGGTGCTCCAGTATTGGACGAAAACAAAAAACTCGTGGGTTTTATCTCTGAAAAAGACTGTCTTCAGCAGATGGTTAATGATAGCTACTATAGTCAAGACCATCATGTTGCAAGAGATATAATGCGACAAAACCCCCTTTCAGTTTCTCCTAACGACGATATTTTCAGTCTTGCTGAAGAGATGATAGGCAGACGCCCAAAACTCTATCCAGTAGTAGAAAACGAACAGGTCATTGGCATTATTACTCGCGCAGATGTATTGAGAGCATTAAGCAATGCACGCGCTGAACAACACAAGCACTAA
- a CDS encoding tRNA dihydrouridine synthase, with translation MRIFLAPMDGLTDDIMRHLLTRVGGIDVCVTEFVRITNTLLPKKVFYRASPELLNSGKTVSGVPVRLQLLGSDPVCLAENAALAASLGAPAIDLNFGCPAKTVNRSNGGAVLLREPENLYKIVKSVKSALNGSTPLTAKMRLGYDDKSLALECASAIEDAGADELIIHARTKTEGYRPPAYWDWIAKIREVVSLPVVANGEIWSVQDYLRCKEQSACNDVMIGRGLISNPNLAKQCKLVSDGEPFNPIAWPDVVALLIEFFELTLAKMGEKHATGRIKQWLRYLSREFTEAEALFLTIRQDKTPQLITDKLKVCQAKVLNA, from the coding sequence GTGAGAATCTTTTTGGCGCCTATGGATGGTTTGACCGATGATATAATGCGACACCTTTTAACGAGGGTTGGGGGGATAGATGTTTGCGTCACAGAATTCGTCAGAATTACCAATACCTTATTACCTAAAAAGGTGTTCTATCGAGCCAGCCCTGAACTTTTGAATAGTGGTAAAACAGTTTCCGGTGTCCCCGTTAGGCTCCAGCTTCTTGGTAGCGACCCTGTTTGCCTCGCGGAAAATGCCGCATTAGCTGCCTCTCTGGGAGCCCCTGCTATTGACCTTAATTTTGGCTGTCCAGCAAAAACTGTTAATCGGAGCAATGGCGGTGCGGTGCTACTTAGAGAGCCTGAAAACCTCTATAAAATTGTAAAATCTGTAAAGAGTGCCTTAAACGGAAGTACACCTTTAACGGCAAAAATGCGATTAGGCTATGATGATAAATCTCTAGCACTAGAGTGTGCCTCGGCAATTGAAGACGCAGGTGCTGATGAGCTTATCATTCATGCAAGAACCAAAACCGAAGGGTATAGACCACCTGCATACTGGGACTGGATTGCAAAAATTCGCGAAGTTGTTAGCTTACCGGTGGTGGCGAATGGCGAAATATGGAGCGTTCAGGACTATCTGCGGTGCAAAGAGCAGAGCGCTTGTAACGATGTCATGATAGGACGAGGACTGATTAGCAACCCAAATTTGGCCAAACAGTGCAAGTTGGTGTCTGACGGGGAGCCATTTAACCCCATTGCATGGCCTGATGTTGTTGCGCTATTAATAGAGTTCTTTGAGCTGACACTTGCAAAAATGGGGGAGAAGCACGCAACAGGGCGCATTAAACAGTGGTTGCGTTATCTGTCTAGAGAGTTCACTGAGGCCGAAGCGCTTTTTCTAACCATAAGGCAAGATAAAACACCTCAGCTCATTACAGATAAGCTCAAAGTATGCCAAGCGAAGGTACTTAACGCCTAG
- a CDS encoding ammonium transporter yields MTKILITFLAVMLPGMALAEEAQMSGANTAWILTSTALVLFMTLPGLALFYGGLVRSKNVLSVLMQCFAIAGVSSLLWLIVGYSLAFGEGGSLIGDLSKVMLSGIGRDTLSGDIPESLFMLFQMTFAVITPALIIGGFAERMRFSVVLLFSAIWLLAVYVPVTHWVWGGGWLAEMGLYDFAGGVVVHITAGVAALVAAIVLGPRKGFPTTAMPPHNMTMTVTGAGMLWVGWFGFNGGSALGANGDAAMAMLVTHISSATGALVWMFIEWKKFGKPSALGAVTGMVAGLGTITPASGFVGPGGALVIGFAAGLVCFYATQYVKRVLKIDDSLDVFPVHGVGGILGTFMVGIFASTELGVFSGFGFADGIDSIGGQLKVQLIGIVSTIAYTAIVTYVILKLVAVFTPLRVSEEDEVEGLDTSSHEETGYNL; encoded by the coding sequence ATGACGAAAATTTTAATAACATTCTTGGCGGTAATGTTGCCGGGAATGGCTCTCGCGGAAGAAGCTCAGATGAGTGGCGCTAACACCGCGTGGATATTGACATCTACCGCTTTGGTATTGTTTATGACACTGCCTGGTTTGGCATTGTTTTATGGTGGTTTGGTACGATCAAAAAATGTTCTTTCCGTGCTTATGCAGTGCTTTGCAATTGCCGGAGTCTCTTCTTTGTTGTGGTTGATTGTTGGTTATAGCTTGGCCTTTGGTGAAGGAGGTTCACTTATAGGTGACCTTAGTAAGGTTATGTTGTCTGGTATCGGTCGGGATACGTTGTCGGGTGATATCCCTGAATCGCTGTTTATGTTGTTTCAGATGACATTCGCAGTGATTACACCTGCATTGATCATTGGTGGTTTTGCTGAGCGAATGCGTTTTTCGGTAGTGCTTCTTTTTAGTGCAATTTGGTTGTTGGCTGTTTATGTACCGGTTACCCACTGGGTATGGGGCGGTGGCTGGTTGGCCGAAATGGGTCTATATGATTTTGCCGGTGGTGTCGTTGTACATATAACTGCTGGTGTTGCAGCTTTAGTGGCAGCGATTGTATTGGGGCCGCGTAAAGGCTTTCCAACAACTGCCATGCCTCCACACAACATGACGATGACTGTGACAGGTGCAGGCATGCTTTGGGTAGGTTGGTTTGGCTTCAATGGTGGTAGTGCTCTTGGTGCGAATGGAGATGCTGCCATGGCGATGCTAGTGACTCATATTTCATCGGCTACCGGGGCGCTGGTTTGGATGTTTATCGAATGGAAAAAGTTTGGTAAGCCAAGTGCGTTAGGTGCGGTAACAGGTATGGTTGCCGGTTTGGGTACGATTACCCCTGCTTCGGGTTTTGTAGGGCCTGGTGGCGCCTTGGTTATCGGTTTTGCTGCTGGCCTTGTCTGTTTTTACGCCACTCAATATGTTAAACGCGTTTTAAAAATAGATGATAGTTTAGATGTGTTTCCGGTACACGGTGTTGGTGGTATCTTAGGTACTTTCATGGTGGGTATTTTTGCGTCTACTGAGTTGGGTGTGTTTAGTGGGTTTGGCTTTGCTGATGGTATTGACTCTATTGGTGGGCAGTTGAAGGTACAGTTGATTGGTATTGTATCCACAATTGCATATACCGCTATTGTCACCTACGTCATCTTAAAGCTAGTCGCTGTATTTACTCCGCTGCGGGTATCAGAAGAAGATGAAGTTGAGGGTCTTGATACATCTTCTCATGAAGAAACAGGCTATAACTTATAA